From Spirochaetales bacterium:
GTGTATGCGGCACGGGACAGCCTCGGACGGACGCCGCTTGTGATCGGCAGGAAAGAAGCCTCGTATGCGGTGAGTTTTGAAACAAGCGTCTTCCCGAATCTCGACTACGAGACGGTAAAATATTGCGGTCCCGGGGAGGTCGTTCTCATCACCCCGGAAGGATTCGAACAGTGCATCCCGCCGGGCGACAGATTACAGATATGCTCTTTTCTGTGGGTGTATTACGGCTATCCTTCTTCCCATTATGAAGGGATCAATGTCGAGGCGGTACGAAACAGATGCGGCGCCGCGCTCGCCCGAAACGATAATGTCGAGGCTGATATTGTCGCCGGAATTCCCGATTCCGGAACGGGTCACGCGATCGGGTATGCGAACGAGGCAAAGCTTCCCTATCAGCGGCCGTATGTGAAGTATACGCCCACGTGGCCCCGGAGTTTCATGCCCCAAAACCAGGAGTACCGCGATCTCGTCGCACGGATGAAGCTCATCCCTATTCGCGAACTCATTATGGGAAAGCGGATCGTCTTTTGTGAGGATTCGATCGTTCGGGGGACGCAGCTCAAGGATATCATTCAGCGTCTGTATGACGCGGGGGCGAAGGAAGTACATATGAGGCCCGCTTGTCCCCCGCTTATTTACGGCTGTAAATTCCTCAATTTCTCACGTTCAAGAAGCGATCTCGATCTGGCTGCGCGGCGGGCGATCAAGGAAATCGAAGGGAACGAAAACGCGCATTGCGGCCTGTACGCACGGACGGGTTCCCCGCAATACGGGGCGATGGTCGAATCCATA
This genomic window contains:
- a CDS encoding amidophosphoribosyltransferase, producing the protein MGGFFGVASKRDCVEHLFYGTDYHSHLGTRRGGLATFNGGEIIRHIHDITNAQFKSKFESCIATMKGTAGIGIISDYEDQPLIIGSHLGTYAIVTVGAIKNLSDLASSSFQKRTTHFSEMSGGEINPTELVATLINEAPTFEEGIRNVFRKIEGSCSLLILTGKGVYAARDSLGRTPLVIGRKEASYAVSFETSVFPNLDYETVKYCGPGEVVLITPEGFEQCIPPGDRLQICSFLWVYYGYPSSHYEGINVEAVRNRCGAALARNDNVEADIVAGIPDSGTGHAIGYANEAKLPYQRPYVKYTPTWPRSFMPQNQEYRDLVARMKLIPIRELIMGKRIVFCEDSIVRGTQLKDIIQRLYDAGAKEVHMRPACPPLIYGCKFLNFSRSRSDLDLAARRAIKEIEGNENAHCGLYARTGSPQYGAMVESIRRRLKLTSLRYQTIGDLIGAIGLPKEKLCTYCWDGVE